A DNA window from Mastomys coucha isolate ucsf_1 unplaced genomic scaffold, UCSF_Mcou_1 pScaffold21, whole genome shotgun sequence contains the following coding sequences:
- the Nr1h2 gene encoding oxysterols receptor LXR-beta isoform X2 yields the protein MSSPTSSLDTPVPGNGSPQPSTSSTSPTIKEEGQETDPPPGSEGSSSAYIVEPEDEPERKRKKGPAPKMLGHELCRVCGDKASGFHYNVLSCEGCKGFFRRSVVHGGAGRYACRGSGTCQMDAFMRRKCQLCRLRKCKEAGMREQCVLSEEQIRKKKSQKQQQQHPPLPAEPASSSSARPAASPGTSEGSSQGSGEGEGIQLTAAQELMIQQLVAAQLQCNKRSFSDQPKVTPWPLGADPQSRDARQQRFAHFTELAIISVQEIVDFAKQVPGFLQLGREDQIALLKASTIEIMLLETARRYNHETECITFLKDFTYSKDDFHRAGLQVEFINPIFEFSRAMRRLGLDDAEYALLIAINIFSADRPNVQEPSRVEALQQPYVEALLSYTRIKRPQDQLRFPRMLMKLVSLRTLSSVHSEQVFALRLQDKKLPPLLSEIWDVHE from the exons ATGTCTTCCCCCACAAGTTCTCTGGACACTCCCGTGCCTG GGAATGGTTCTCCTCAGCCCAGTACCTCCTCCACTTCACCCACTATtaaggaggaggggcaggagactGATCCCCCTCCAGGCTCTGAAGGGTCCAGCTCTGCCTACATCGTGG AGCCAGAGGATGAGCCTGAGCGCAAGCGGAAGAAGGGCCCAGCCCCGAAGATGCTGGGCCACGAGCTGTGCCGCGTGTGCGGGGACAAGGCCTCGGGCTTCCACTACAATGTGCTCAGTTGTGAAGGCTGCAAAGGCTTCTTCCGGCGAAGCGTGGTCCACGGTGGGGCCGGGCGCTATGCCTGTCGGGGCAGCGGAACCTGCCAGATGGATGCCTTCATGCGGCGCAAGTGTCAGCTCTGCCGGCTGCGCAAGTGCAAGGAGGCTGGCATGCGGGAGCAGT GCGTGCTTTCTGAGGAGCAGATTCGGAAGAAAAAGAGTcagaagcagcaacagcagcacccACCACTCCCGGCGGAGCCAGCATCCAGTAGCTCAGCCCGGCCTGCAGCCTCCCCTGGCACCTCCGAAGGGAGTAGCCAGGGCTCCGGGGAAGGAGAGGGCATCCAGCTGACAGCAGCTCAAGAGCTGATGATCCAGCAGTTAGTTGCTGCGCAGCTGCAGTGCAACAAACGATCTTTCTCCGACCAGCCCAAAGTCACG CCCTGGCCCTTGGGTGCAGACCCTCAGTCCCGAGATGCTCGTCAGCAGCGCTTTGCCCACTTCACCGAGCTAGCCATCATCTCGGTCCAGGAGATTGTGGACTTTGCCAAGCAGGTGCCAGGGTTCTTGCAGCTGGGCCGGGAGGACCAGATCGCCCTCCTGAAGGCATCCACCATTGAG ATTATGTTGCTAGAGACAGCCAGACGCTACAACCACGAGACAGAGTGCATCACGTTCCTGAAGGATTTTACCTACAGCAAGGATGACTTCCACCGTGCAG GCTTGCAGGTGGAGTTCATCAATCCCATCTTCGAGTTCTCTCGGGCCATGCGTCGACTGGGCCTGGACGATGCAGAGTATGCCTTGCTCATTGCCATCAACATCTTCTCAGCCGACCGGCCTAACGTGCAGGAGCCCAGCCGTGTGGAGGCACTGCAGCAGCCCTACGTGGAGGCTCTCCTCTCCTACACTAGGATCAAGCGGCCCCAG GACCAGCTCCGCTTCCCACGAATGCTCATGAAGCTGGTGAGCCTGCGCACCCTCAGCTCTGTACATTCGGAGCAGGTCTTTGCATTGCGGCTCCAGGACAAGAAGCTGCCACCCTTGCTGTCTGAGATCTGGGATGTGCATGAGTAG
- the Nr1h2 gene encoding oxysterols receptor LXR-beta isoform X1, with amino-acid sequence MSSPTSSLDTPVPGNGSPQPSTSSTSPTIKEEGQETDPPPGSEGSSSAYIVVILEPEDEPERKRKKGPAPKMLGHELCRVCGDKASGFHYNVLSCEGCKGFFRRSVVHGGAGRYACRGSGTCQMDAFMRRKCQLCRLRKCKEAGMREQCVLSEEQIRKKKSQKQQQQHPPLPAEPASSSSARPAASPGTSEGSSQGSGEGEGIQLTAAQELMIQQLVAAQLQCNKRSFSDQPKVTPWPLGADPQSRDARQQRFAHFTELAIISVQEIVDFAKQVPGFLQLGREDQIALLKASTIEIMLLETARRYNHETECITFLKDFTYSKDDFHRAGLQVEFINPIFEFSRAMRRLGLDDAEYALLIAINIFSADRPNVQEPSRVEALQQPYVEALLSYTRIKRPQDQLRFPRMLMKLVSLRTLSSVHSEQVFALRLQDKKLPPLLSEIWDVHE; translated from the exons ATGTCTTCCCCCACAAGTTCTCTGGACACTCCCGTGCCTG GGAATGGTTCTCCTCAGCCCAGTACCTCCTCCACTTCACCCACTATtaaggaggaggggcaggagactGATCCCCCTCCAGGCTCTGAAGGGTCCAGCTCTGCCTACATCGTGG TCATCTTAGAGCCAGAGGATGAGCCTGAGCGCAAGCGGAAGAAGGGCCCAGCCCCGAAGATGCTGGGCCACGAGCTGTGCCGCGTGTGCGGGGACAAGGCCTCGGGCTTCCACTACAATGTGCTCAGTTGTGAAGGCTGCAAAGGCTTCTTCCGGCGAAGCGTGGTCCACGGTGGGGCCGGGCGCTATGCCTGTCGGGGCAGCGGAACCTGCCAGATGGATGCCTTCATGCGGCGCAAGTGTCAGCTCTGCCGGCTGCGCAAGTGCAAGGAGGCTGGCATGCGGGAGCAGT GCGTGCTTTCTGAGGAGCAGATTCGGAAGAAAAAGAGTcagaagcagcaacagcagcacccACCACTCCCGGCGGAGCCAGCATCCAGTAGCTCAGCCCGGCCTGCAGCCTCCCCTGGCACCTCCGAAGGGAGTAGCCAGGGCTCCGGGGAAGGAGAGGGCATCCAGCTGACAGCAGCTCAAGAGCTGATGATCCAGCAGTTAGTTGCTGCGCAGCTGCAGTGCAACAAACGATCTTTCTCCGACCAGCCCAAAGTCACG CCCTGGCCCTTGGGTGCAGACCCTCAGTCCCGAGATGCTCGTCAGCAGCGCTTTGCCCACTTCACCGAGCTAGCCATCATCTCGGTCCAGGAGATTGTGGACTTTGCCAAGCAGGTGCCAGGGTTCTTGCAGCTGGGCCGGGAGGACCAGATCGCCCTCCTGAAGGCATCCACCATTGAG ATTATGTTGCTAGAGACAGCCAGACGCTACAACCACGAGACAGAGTGCATCACGTTCCTGAAGGATTTTACCTACAGCAAGGATGACTTCCACCGTGCAG GCTTGCAGGTGGAGTTCATCAATCCCATCTTCGAGTTCTCTCGGGCCATGCGTCGACTGGGCCTGGACGATGCAGAGTATGCCTTGCTCATTGCCATCAACATCTTCTCAGCCGACCGGCCTAACGTGCAGGAGCCCAGCCGTGTGGAGGCACTGCAGCAGCCCTACGTGGAGGCTCTCCTCTCCTACACTAGGATCAAGCGGCCCCAG GACCAGCTCCGCTTCCCACGAATGCTCATGAAGCTGGTGAGCCTGCGCACCCTCAGCTCTGTACATTCGGAGCAGGTCTTTGCATTGCGGCTCCAGGACAAGAAGCTGCCACCCTTGCTGTCTGAGATCTGGGATGTGCATGAGTAG